GGTGTCGAAGAGCACGACCTGGCTCACGATGTCCTTGACGTGCTTCTTGATCTCCTCGGCCGGGGTCGAGCCGGTGACCGAGCAGACCTTCTTGGTGCCGTCGGCGAACGAGCCCGGACCGGTGATCGCGGTCTCGTTCTTGCGGACCATGATGTTCTGTCCGGCCTCGTAGTACGGGCCGGCGAACGCGATCCGCTCCTTGCGCTTGTCGTTGATCGTGTACGTGGCGGCGACCAGGTCGACGTTGCTGTTGACGATCACGTCCTCGCGTACCTTGGACGGCGCCTCGACGTACTCGATCTTGTCGGCCGGGATACCGAGCTCGCTGGCGATGAGCTTCGCGATCTCGACGTCGAAGCCCTCGGGCTTGCCCGAGAGACCCTTCAGACCGAAGCCCGGCTGGTCGAACTTGGTGCCGACGGTGAGCTTCTGCGCCTTGTTGAGCTTCTCCATGGTGCTGCCGGCCGCGAACGACTTGGCGGCACCGTCACCGGTGCCGCTGCCCGCGTCGTCTCCCCCGCCACAGGCGGCGAGGCTCACCGACAGGGCGGCGACGGCGGCGAGCGCCGCCATACGCTTGATACGCATCTTTTCGTTTCTCCTTCTTCGACGACGGAGCCCGCCGGGTCCGACGCGCCCCACAGTGGACACCTAGTGCGTCAGGATCTTCGACAGGAAGTCCTTGGCCCGCTCGCTGCGAGGATTGGCGAAAAACTCGGTCGGGGGAGCGTCCTCGACGAGCTGCCCGTCGGCCATGAAGATGACCCGGTTGGCGGCGTGCCGGGCGAAGCCCATCTCGTGGGTCACCACGACCATCGTCATCCCGTCCCGGGCGAGTGACGTCATCACGTCCAGCACCTCGCCGACCATCTCCGGGTCGAGCGCGCTGGTCGGTTCGTCGAAGAGCATCGCCTTGGGCTGCATCGCCAGGGCCCGTGCGATCGCCACCCGCTGCTGCTGCCCACCGGAGAGCTGCGCGGGGTACTTGTCGGCCTGGTTCGCGATGCCCACCCGGTCCAGCAGTGCCAGGGCACGCTCCCGTGCGGCGGCCGGCTTCTCCTTGCGTACCTTCACCGGGCCGAGCGTGACGTTCTCCAGGATCGTCTTGTGCGCGAAGAGGTTGAAGGACTGGAACACCATGCCGACCTCGCTGCGCAGCCGGGCCAGGGCCTTGCCCTCGGCCGGCAACGGCTCGCCGTCGAAGACGATGGTGCCCGAGTTGATCGGCTCCAGGCGGTTGATCGCCCGGCAGAGCGTCGACTTACCGGAGCCGGACGGCCCGATCACGACGACCACCTCGCCGCGACTGACCGAGAGGTTCACGTCGTGCAGCACATGGAGCGGGCCGAACCATTTGTTGACCCCGTCAAGCTTGATGAGCGGTTGGTCGGTCGCCGCGGTCATGCCCCCACCCGTCTGGTCTGTGGCCCCAACTGTGAGCCCCAGTCTGCTTTGGTTACGCAACTGTAGGGGACCTGACGTGCGGCGACGCAAACGATCTGGTCACGGGGCGATAACACGATCTGGACCGGCGTACGTGCCGCTGGGCTCACCTGGTCCGCTTGCGACAGCGGGCGTACCAGCTCTGGGCTGCGGAAACAGTCGCGAACGCAGGCCCCGGGTGCGGGTGGACGCCGCTTCGGGTGGTCAACCCGCTCCGGTCTGTCAATTAAAAGGATCACTCTCGCCGCGAAACTGTTCCCGTCCACCGTGGTCCGAGCCCTCTCGGGGACCGCCCGGCGTCTCGGCCCCTTGATTCGGGTACGTCGATCCGTCTGGAGCCGGTCGACCGGGGTGGACGGCCCAGCCCGGTGTCAGAAAACCTACTGCTACCGCTGGAATACGCTAAGTGAGTGCGGGGCGAAATCCAGAGCGGTAGAGTGTCACCACTCGATTACGGATGGTAGTGGGATAGGCGGATTTCGGCAGATATGGTCACAGACCGGTAACTTAGCCCCATGCGGCCTCGGCTGCCGGTCACCATCGTCAGTAGGGGCCGTTGCTGCGGCCGTGGCTGCGCACAGCGAGGAGGCGGCGTGACCGAGCTGTGGAATTGGAAGATCGACGACCGTATGACGGTCGCGGAGGTCAGTACCGCGCTTGCCGACGTACTCGGCCTGGCGGTGGTGTCGATGGGCGCGGCCGATCCGGCCCGGTTGCCACTCGACGCGGTGGTGTGCGACGTCTGGCTCCGGCCCGGCGAGTTCCCCACCTCGGTGGACTGTTACGGGATCCCGGACGGGGTGCCCGAGGTCGGGGTGATCGCGGCGTTCGCCCGACGGCTCGGTCGGCCGTGTCTGTTCGTGGACGACACGCTCGACCCCGGGCGGCACCTGCTGGTCGGATCGGACGGCACCATCCGTCCGGTGCACCTCGACGTGACTGAGGACGACGACGGGGACGTCCTGAGCAACCTGCGACTGTGCAGCACGCACAGCCCTCGGTGCCGGGCCTGGTCGCAGTGTCACCAGTCGCAGTGGGCACCGGATTCGGTCGTGCCGGCGCTCGCCGCGGCCTGATCAGCCGCCCTGGCGAGCGCCGGGGGCGCCGTCGGGCCGTGCCGAGGGATGGCGGCGGGCCCGCGCCAACCGGCGTGGGCGGGTGCGTCGACCGGTGGTGGTCGGTGCGCGCCGGGCCGGTTGCCGGCCGGCGGCAGCTGCCCGACCGGCGTCGGATGGCGGCCGGGGTTGGAAACCGGCCGGGGTCAGCTGGCGGCCGGGGCAATCCCGGCACTGCGGTCGCCGACCGCGGGTGAAGCGCCGGCCGCGGCCGAAGCCGGGCCACCGCCCCGGACCACGAGCTGATCCAACAGGGTCTGGGTAGCCTCCGCCACGGCTGCGACCGCGGCGTGGAAGGCCGCCGAGTTGTGCGCCGCAGGCGTACGGAATCCGGAGATCTTCCGTACGTACTGCAACGCGGCCGCCTCGACATCGGCCGGCGTCACCTCCTCGGCGTACGGCTCACGAAGGGTCTTGATGCTGCGGCACATGATTCCTCCTGGTCCGGGCGCTGGCAGCCGGTAGACGACCGCCGCTTCGGCGCCTACTCTGCCACCGGGTCGGCGCTGTCGCCGTCCCCACACGGTCGATCGCTGACGGGTCGACCCGGCCCCGGCTCACCGCTGGCCCACCCGGCCCGGACGGGGCTGGGCAGACGGCTACGCTTGGTGGCCGTGGGAGAGGGGCTTGCGACAGTGTCGAAGAGCTACAAGGTCGTGACCTACGGCTGCCAGATGAACGTGCACGACTCGGAGCGGATCTCCGGCCTGCTGGAGCAGGCCGGTTACGTACGCGCCGCCGAGGTCGACGATCCGGACGTGGTGGTCTTCAACACCTGTGCCGTACGCGAAAACGCCGACAACCGGCTCTACGGGAATCTCGGTCATCTCCGCCCGGTCAAGGACAAGCGTCCCGGCATGCAGATCGCGGTCGGCGGGTGCCTGGCGCAAAAGGACCGCAGCGAGATCGTCCGCAAGGCGCCCTGGGTCGACGTGGTCTTCGGCACCCACAACATCGGCTCGCTGCCGGTGCTGCTGGAGCGGGCCCGGCACAACTCCAGCGCCGAGGTGGAGATCCTCGAATCCCTCGACGTCTTCCCGTCCACCCTGCCGACCCGGCGCGAGTCGACCTACGCCGGCTGGGTGTCGATCTCGGTCGGCTGCAACAACACCTGCACGTTCTGCATCGTGCCCTCGCTGCGCGGCAAGGAGAAGGACCGCCGCCCCGGCGACGTGCTGGCCGAGGTGCGCGCGCTGGTCGCCGAGGGCGTCCTCGAGGTGACCCTGCTCGGGCAGAACGTCAACTCGTACGGCGTCGAGTTCGGTGACCGGCTCGCCTTCGGCAAGCTGCTGCGCGCCACCGGCGAGATCGAGGGGCTGGAACGGGTCCGTTTCACCAGCCCGCATCCGAAGGACTTCACCGACGACGTGATCGCGGCGATGGCCGAGACGCCGAACGTCTGCCACTCGCTGCACATGCCGTTGCAGTCCGGCTCGGACGACGTACTGAAGGCCATGCGCCGCTCCTACCGGTCCGACCGCTACCTGGGGATCATCGAGAAGGTCCGGGCGGCGATGCCGGACGCGGCGATCACCACCGACATCATCGTGGGCTTCCCCGGCGAGACCGACGCCGACTTCGAACGCACCCTGGACGTGGTTCGTGAGGCCCGGTTCTCCTCCGCGTTCACGTTCCAGTACTCGAAGCGTCCCGGCACCCCGGCCGCGACCATGGACGGCCAACTGCCGAAGCAGGTCGTGCAGGAGCGCTACGAGCGGCTGATCGCCGCCGTCGAGGAGATCACCTGGGCGGAGAACAAGAAGCTGGTTGGCGAACCGGTCGAGGTGCTGGTCGCGGTCGGCGAGGGGCGTAAGGACGAGCGGACCGGGCGGATGTCCGGCCGGGCCCGCGACGGCCGGCTGGTGCACTTCGACGGTGGTCCCGACGCCGGCTCGATCCGACCTGGCGACATCGTGCACACCGTGGTCACGTACGCCGCGCCGCACCACCTCAACGCCGACGGGGCGCCCCAGGCCCACCGTCGGACCCGGGCCGGCGACGCGTACGAGGCGGGGCGCGTTCCGCGTACCTCCGCCGTCTCGCTCGGCCTGCCCACCCTCGGCGCGCCCCTCTCCATCCCCACCGCCGCCGCCTGCGACCGCTGAAGCGAAAGGAAGGGCCCCTTGTTAACGCCTCGGGTTCTGGGGATCGTTGCAACGCCTGAGTGTTTCAGGGGTTGCAGTGTTCGAGAGCCGTTCGGATCGTCGGTCGCAGGGTCGTAAGCAACTCCGTGCCGAACGTCAGGCATATTTGGATCTTGTGGCGCGGGGTGTGGGTACGAGTGAGGCGTGTCGCCTGGTGGGGGTCAACCGGAGGACCGGTCACCGCTGGCGGTATGGCAGGGAAAGCCAGACGAAGGCCGGGTGGCAGAGCGATCGAGGCTCCGCCGTCCGGCCTTCGTCTGGGTCGGCCCGCTACTTGTCGCAGGACGAGAGGATCGTGATCGCGGACCGGCTTCGTGAGGGTGCGTCGCAGGCGGCGATCGCGGTGGAGTTGGGGCGTCCGGCCTGCACGATCAGCCGGGAGATACGCCGTAATCGTCATCCGGGTAGTGGTGTTTACCGGCCCTACGCCGCGCAGGAGCGTGCTGACAGTCGGCGTCCACGTCCGAAGCCCGGCAAGATCGCCGCCCACCCCGAGCTACGCGCCCTGGTGCAGGGAAGGCTGGATCTCAGACACAGTCCCGAGCAGATCAGCCGTCGGCTCCGCAGGGACTTCCCCGAGCGAAGCGAGTTGCACGTGTCTCACGAGACGATTTACCAGGCGCTCTACGTCCAGGGCCGTGGCGAGTTACGCCGAGAACTCACCGCGGCCCTGCGGACCGGACGCGCCGTGCGCCGACCCCGCCGGCAGCCAGGGCAACGTCAGACCCGCTTCGTCGCACCGATGCTCATGATCAGTGACCGGCCGGCCGAGGTCGAGGACCGGGCCGTGCCCGGACACTGGGAAGGCGACCTGATCATCGGCAAGGACAGTGCCTCCGCGATCGGCACCCTCGTCGAACGCGCCACCCGCTACGTCCTGCTCGTGCACCTGGGCCACGACCGGACCGCCGACCACGTCCGCGACGGCCTACTCGCCACGATGAACACCCTGCCCACCCACCTGAAACGCTCCCTGACCTGGGACCAGGGCGGCGAGATGGCACTACACCACGAGTTCACCATGGCCACCGACATGCCGGTCTACTTCTGTGACCCGCACTCACCCTGGCAACGCGGCTCGAACGAGAACACCAACGGACTACTCCGCCAGTACTTCCCCAAAGGCACCGACCTGTCCACCCACAGCCCGGAACACCTCGCCGCCGTCGCCGCCGAACTCAACGGCCGACCACGCAAAACGCTCGGCTGGGACACCCCAGCCGAGCGTCTCGCTAAGCTCCTAGCCGTCACCGGCTAGCCATCGTGTTGCAACGACCCCTGGAATCCGCCCGCTATGCGTTAACAAGGGGCCCTTCCTTTCCCGCGTTACGGGCTGATGCGGTCGCGCGCCCCGTCAACGGGAAGGGGCCCTGGCCACGGCGAAGGGCCTCCTGTCACCGGTGACGGTGGCAGGAGGCCCTTCGCGTTACTGCCGTTGGGTCAGCTCGCCTGCTCGGCGAGCTGGAGGAACTGACGCTTGGCGGCGAGCGCCGACTCGGCCTCGCGGATCCGCTTCGCGTCCCCGGACGCCTGCGCCCGAGCCAGTCGCTGCTCGGCCTCGGCCACCTGGTCACGCATCTGCACCAGCAGCGGGTTCGCCGACGGCTCGGTACGCCGCCAGGCCGAGTCCATCGCCTGGCGAACCTTCTCGTCGATCACCCGCATCCGGCGGTCCAGACCGGCCGCTGCCTCGCGAGGCACCCGACCCGCGTCGTGCCACTGGCCCTGGATCTCGCGCAGTTTGGCCTGTGCCGACCGGGGGTCGGCCTCCACGTCCAGCGCCTCGGCCTCGGCCAGCAGTGCCTGCTTGCGCTCCAGGTTGCCGCGCTGCTCGTTGTCCCGGGCGGAGAAGACCTCGCTCCGACGGGAGAAGAAGGCGTCCTGCGCGGCCCGGAACCGGTCCCACAGCTTCTGCTCGGCCTCCTTCGAGGCGCGCGGAGCGGCCTTCCACTCCGTCATCAGGTCCTTGAGCCGGTTCGCCGTGGCCGCCCAGTCGGTCGACTCGGCGAGCGACTCGGCCTCGGCGACCAACTCCTCCTTGGCTCCCTGCGCCTGCTTGCGCTGGGCGTCCAGAGTGGCGAAGTGGGCGCCCCGACGGCGGGTGAAGCCGTCCCGCGCCGCGGCGAACCGCTTCCAGAGTTCACCGTCGGTCTTCTTGTCGACCCCCCGGATCGTCTTCCACTCGTCGAGGATCTCCTTGAGTCGGTCACCGGCGGTCTTCCAGCCGGTCGACTCGGCGGCCAGCTTCTCGGCCTCCTCCACCAGCGCGGTCTTGCGCGCCAGTGCCTCGGTCCGAGCCGTCTCGCGGGCCGCTCGGGCCTCGCCCGCCTTCTCCTCGGCGACCCCTGCCAGCTTCTCCAGCCGGCTGGCGAGCGCGTCGATGTCACCGACCACGTGTGCCTCGGCCAGGGTGCTGCGGAGTCGCCGTACGCTCGCCAGCGAGTGTGCCGCGTCGGCGGCGCCGGAGTTGAGCCGCGCCTCGATCAGGTCCACCTCGGTGACCAGGTCGGCGAAGCGGCGGGCGAAGTGCGCCAGCCCCTCCTCCGGTGCACCAGCCTGCCAGGAACCGACCACCCGCTCGCCCTCGGCCGTCTTGACGTAGACCGTGCCGTCCGCGTCCACCCGTCCGAAGGCCGTCCAGTCGCTCATGTGCCCATCCTCGTTCTCCCGGCGCCGCCGAAGAGAAGGATCCCCCGGGGTCGCCGCCACGGCGCAGTCATATATTGCAGCGAAGTTTCTCCCGGCATTGTCACAGGTCCAACCCGGTCCGCGTCGAGCGCCTGTGGCCGACCGTGACCATACGGTGTCCTTGACCATGGCCGATCGGTGTGCAAGCGGGTGTAAGGTCCGAACCCGGCTACGGTGGTGGCGTGTCTCTGGTCGCCGCCGCCATCTGCCCGAATCCGCCGCTGATCGTGCCCGAGATCGCCGGTGCGGACGCCGCCGAACTCGACGAGATGCGGACAGCCGTCGATGCCGCGATCGTCAGGTTACTTTCCGTCAGGGCGGATGCGGTGCTGGTGGTCGGTGGCGGCACCCGGACGGAACGGTTCACCTATCCGTACGCGGGTAGTTTCTCTCCGTGGGGAGTGTCGAGCGGTTTCGTGCTCGGTCAGTTGCCGACCGGTGGCCAGCCGACCGGTGGCCAGCCGGCCGGTCGCCAGCCGGCCGGTACGCCGGTCACCCCGCTGAGCCTGCTCGTCGGTGGCTGGCTGCTGAGCCGGCACGACCTCGGTGACCGGGCCCTGATGCTGGACGCCGTCGCCACCGACGCCCCCGCCGCCGACTGCGCCGGTCACGGAGTCGAGTCGAGCGGACGCCGTCCCCGGATCGCCATGCTGGTGCTCGGCGACGGCTCGGCCTGCCGGGGCGAGAAGTCGCCCGGCTACGACGACCCGCGCGCGGACGCGTACGACGAAGGGGTTGCCTCCGCCCTGGGTGACGCGGACTCCGACGCCCTCCTCGGCCTGGATCCGTCGCTCTCGGCCGACCTGCGGGTGGCCGGCCGGGCGGCCTGGCAGGTCCTGGCCGGTGCCGCCTCGGCCGCCGGAGCCGGGTGGACCGGCGAGCTCTCGTACTGTGGGGCGCCGTACGGTGTCGGCTACTTCGTGGCCAACTGGGAGCGGGAGGGAACGCGATGAGCCTCGTGGTCGCCGTCGTCGGGCCGACCGCCGCCGGAAAGTCGGACCTGAGCATCGGCCTGGCCGAGGCGCTCGGTGGGGAGGTGGTCAACGCCGACTCGATGCAGCTCTACCGGGGGATGGACATCGGCACCGCCAAGCTCACCGTGGCCGAGCGGGCCGGGGTGCCGCACCACCTGCTGGACATCTGGGACGTCACCGAGCCGGCGAGCGTCGCGGAGTACCAGCGGCTGGCCCGGCGGGCTGTCGACGACATCCTGGCCCGGGGGCGGGTGCCGTTGCTGGTCGGCGGCTCGGGTCTGTACATCCGGGCGGTGCTGGAGGAGTTCGAGTTTCCCGGCACCGACCCGGTGCTGCGCGCCCGGCTGGAGGCCGAACTGGCCGAGGTGGGGCCGGCGCCGCTCCACGCCCGGCTGCGCGAGGTCGACCCGGAGGCGGCGGCGAGCATCCTGCCGGGCAACGGGCGGCGGATCGTCCGTGCGCTGGAGGTGATCGAACTCACCGGCGGCCCGTTCACCGCCGCGCTGCCGGACCCGAAACCCTGGTACGAATCGGTGCAACTCGGCGTGGACCGGGACAACGCGTCGCTGGATGAGCGGATCGCCACCCGGGTCGACCGGATGTGGGCGGCGGGGCTGGTCGACGAGGTACGCGGGCTGGTCACCCAGGGCCTGCGGGAGGGGCGTACGGCCGGCCTGGCCCTCGGCTACCAGCAGGTGCTGCGCATGCTCGACGGGGAGTTGACCGAGGCGGAGGCGCACGCCGAGACGGTTCGCAAGACCCGGCGGTTCGTCCGCCGCCAGCGCACCTGGTTCCGCCGCGATCCCCGCATCCAGTGGCTGGACGCGGCCCGCCCCGACCTGCTCGAGGCCGGCCTCGACGTGGTCCGGTCGGTCCGCCGCGACTGAGGCGGACCCGCGCCTACCGGCCCGCGGGATGATTCCACCGCGGATCGGGAATGATGGGTTGGTGCAGTTCACCAAGGGTCATGGCACCGGCAACGACTTTGTCATCCTCGCCGATCCGGACGGCGAGCTCCCGCTCACCCCGGCCACGGTCGCCGCGCTCTGCGACCGTCGTCGAGGGATCGGCGCGGACGGCGTGCTCCGGGTGATCCGGGCGGCGAAACACCCGGACGGTGCGGCGTACGCGGCCGAGGCCGAGTGGTTCATGGACTACTGGAACGCGGACGGCTCCATCGCCGAGATGTGCGGCAACGGGACCCGGGTCTTCACCCGCTACCTGCTGACCAGCGGACTGGCCGAGCCGGTCCAGGGCGGGCTGCCGATCGCCACCCGGTCCGGAGTGGTCCGGGCCGTGGTCGGTCCGGCCACCGCCGGACTCGCGGTCGTCGCGGACGAGGAGATCTCCGTCGACCTCGGCGCCCCCCGGCTGTACGGCGAGAGCACGGCCACCGTCGACGGGCTGGCCCTGGCCGGGACCGTGGTGGACTGCGGCAACCCGCACCTGGTCTGCCCGGTGCCGGCCGGGGTGGAGCTGTCCGGGCTGGACCTGACCCGGGCACCCGGATTCGACCCGGCGGTCTTCCCCGCCGGGGTCAACGTCGAGTTCGTCGCCCCGGCCGAGCCGGTTTCCGGCACCGACCTGCACGTGCTGATGCGGGTGTACGAGCGCGGTTCCGGGGAGACGCTCTCCTGCGGCTCCGGTGCGGTGGCGGTGGCCGCGACGGCCCTGCGCGCGGCAGGGCTGCGCGCCGGTGTGGTCGCGGTCGACGTACCGGGTGGCCGCCTCACCATCAGCGTGGACAGCGAGAGCGCCTGGCTGGGCGGGCCCGCCGTACTGGTGGCCGAGGGTGACACGCTCCGCTGACCGGAGTCCGGCCGGGGCGACCCGCCGGAGCTGATCATGAAGGTGGCGCGGATCCCGAGACCGGAATCCGCGCCAACTTCATGATCGACGCCCCCGCTGCGGCGGGGTGGGATCAGTTGCCGGCGGCGAGCGGGGCCACCGGGGCGGCGGCGGAGGCCGCGATCTCGGGCAGGTCGGCGGGACCGGGGTCGGCGGCGGGCGCCGGGGCGGGCCGCTGGGCCGCGGCACGTACGGCCGCGGCGACCGCGGTGGCCACCCGCGAGTCGAAGACGCTGGGCACGATCACCGTCGGGTTGATCTTGTCTTCGCCTACCACGTCCGCGATGGCCCGAGCCGCCGCGAGCGCCATCTCCTCGGTGAACTCCTCGGCGTGCGCGTCGAGCATGCCGCGGAACACGCCGGGGAAGGCCAGCACGTTGTTGATCTGGTTCGGCTGGTCGGAACGGCCGGTGGCGACCACGGCCGCGTACTTGCGGGCCTCCCGGGGGTCCACCTCCGGATCGGGGTTGGCCAGCGCGAAGACGATCGAGTCCGGCGCCATGGCCGCGATGTCGTCGCCGGTGAGCAGGTTCGGTGCGCTCACCCCGATGAAGACGTCCGCGCCGCGGATCGCCCCCGGCAGGTCGCCGCTGTAGTTCTCCTTGTTGGTGTTCTGGGCCAGCCACTGCCAGGCCGGGTTGGTGTCGGTCAACCCACGGTGCAGGGCACCGGCCCGGTCGTACGCGATGATGTCGCCGACGCCCTGGCGCAGCAGCAGCTTCATGATCGCCGTACCGGCGGCTCCTGCCCCGGAGACGACCACCTTGACGTCGGCGAGCCGCTTGCCCACGACGCGCAGCGCGTTGGTGAGCGCGGCGAGCACGACGATCGCGGTTCCGTGCTGGTCGTCGTGGAAGACCGGGATGTCGAGCAGGTCCCGCAGCTTCGCCTCGATCTCGAAGCAGCGTGGCGCGGCGATGTCCTCCAGATTGATTCCGCCGTACGCGGGCGCGATGGCGCGCACGATCGAGACGATCTCGTCGACGTCCTGGGTGTCGAGCACCACCGGCCAGGCGTCCACCCCGCCGAAGCGCTTGAACAGCGCTGCCTTGCCCTCCATCACCGGCAGCGACGCGGCCGGCCCGAGGTTGCCCAGCCCGAGCACGGCCGAGCCGTCGGTGACCACCGCGACGGTGTTGCGCTTGATGGTGAGCCGGCGGGCGTCGGCCGGGTTCTCCGCGATGGCGAGGCAGACCCGGGCCACCCCCGGTGTGTACGCGCGCGACAGCTCATCCCGGTTGCGCAGCGCGACCTTGGGGCTGACTTCGATCTTCCCACCCAGGTGCAGCAGGAACGTACGGTCGGAGACCTTGCGGACGTCCACGCCCTCGAGTGCGGTCAGCGACTTGACCACGTGGTCGGCGTGGTTGGCGTCGGCGGTGTCGCAGGTGAGGTCGACCAGGACCGTGGTCGGGTCGGAGTCGACCACGTCGAGTGCGGTGACGATGGCGCCGGCTTCGCCGACGCAGGTCGTGAGCCGGCCGATGGCCGAGGCGTCAGCGGTGACGCCGATCCGGATCGTTATCGAGAATCCGGCGCTCGGCAGGCGGGTGGTGGTCACGGGGTCCCTCCGTCGTTGGTGGGCACGGCCGGTCGGCCGCCGCTTCGCATTCTTACCCGCTGCGCGCCGGCCGCCTTCAGCGCATCCCCCACGGGTGCCATAACCGACGCGAATCGACGCCGGACGGCCCTCTCCGTCGAGGTGCCGGATTATGGCGGTGCGATCGGCGGCGCGGCGTGTCACGATTGAAGCCCAGGGATCAAACGGACAGGAGACCCGCTTGCGAAATCAGGAAAGCTTCGCTCCGCTGACCGACCAGGACCTCGACGCCCTGCTCGGCGCGGAGGTCACCACCGGCGAGCTGGAGCGGGAGGACCGCGCGGCACTGCGCCGGGTGGCCGGCCTCTCCACCGAGCTCACCGACGTCACCGAGGTCGAGTACCGGCAACTCCGGTTGGAGCGGGTGGTCCTGGTCGGGGTCTGGACCGAGGGCACCGCCACCGACGCCGAGAACTCCCTCACCGAGCTGGCGGCTCTCGCCGAGACCGCCGGTTCCGAGGTGCTCGAAGGGCTCATCCAGCGCCGTTCCCGGCCCGACCCGGCCACGTACATCGGTCGCGGCAAGGTCGACGATCTGGCCGCCGAGGTGCTCGCCTCCGGCGCCGACACGGTGATCTGCGACGGAGAGCTCTCTCCGTCCCAATTGCGTAACCTCGAGCAGCGCACCAAGGTCAAGGTCGTCGACCGGACCGCGCTGATCCTGGACATCTTCGCCCAGCACGCGAAGAGCAAGGAAGGTAAGGCCCAGGTCGAGCTGGCCCAGCTGGAATACCTGCTACCCCGGCTGCGTGGTTGGGGCGAGAGCCTGTCGCGGCAGGCCGGTGGCAGCGGCCGCGGCGGTGGCGCCGGTGGCGGTGTCGGCACCCGTGGCCCGGGTGAGACCAAGCTCGAGACGGACCGGCGCCGGATCCGGCACCGCATCGCCAAGCTGCGGCGCGAGATCAAGAGCATGCGGGTGGTCCGGCAGACCAAGCGCGCCCGGCGTGGCCGCAACGCCGTCCCGGCCGTTGCCATCGCGGGCTACACCAACGCGGGCAAGTCCAGCATCCTGAACCGGCTCACCGGTGCGGGCGTGCTGGTCGAGGACGCGCTCTTCGCGACCCTGGACCCGACCACCCGGCGGACGGACACCTCCGACGGTCGGATCTACACCCTCTCCGACACGGTCGGGTTCGTCCGGCACCTCCCGCACCAGATCGTCGAGGCGTTCCGCTCGACGCTCGAGGAGGTGGCCGAGGCCGACCTTGTCGTACACGTGGTGGACGGGGCACACCCGGACCCCGAGGAGCAGGTCCGAGCGGTGCACGAGGT
The Micromonospora pisi DNA segment above includes these coding regions:
- a CDS encoding NAD-dependent malic enzyme, coding for MTTTRLPSAGFSITIRIGVTADASAIGRLTTCVGEAGAIVTALDVVDSDPTTVLVDLTCDTADANHADHVVKSLTALEGVDVRKVSDRTFLLHLGGKIEVSPKVALRNRDELSRAYTPGVARVCLAIAENPADARRLTIKRNTVAVVTDGSAVLGLGNLGPAASLPVMEGKAALFKRFGGVDAWPVVLDTQDVDEIVSIVRAIAPAYGGINLEDIAAPRCFEIEAKLRDLLDIPVFHDDQHGTAIVVLAALTNALRVVGKRLADVKVVVSGAGAAGTAIMKLLLRQGVGDIIAYDRAGALHRGLTDTNPAWQWLAQNTNKENYSGDLPGAIRGADVFIGVSAPNLLTGDDIAAMAPDSIVFALANPDPEVDPREARKYAAVVATGRSDQPNQINNVLAFPGVFRGMLDAHAEEFTEEMALAAARAIADVVGEDKINPTVIVPSVFDSRVATAVAAAVRAAAQRPAPAPAADPGPADLPEIAASAAAPVAPLAAGN
- the hflX gene encoding GTPase HflX yields the protein MRNQESFAPLTDQDLDALLGAEVTTGELEREDRAALRRVAGLSTELTDVTEVEYRQLRLERVVLVGVWTEGTATDAENSLTELAALAETAGSEVLEGLIQRRSRPDPATYIGRGKVDDLAAEVLASGADTVICDGELSPSQLRNLEQRTKVKVVDRTALILDIFAQHAKSKEGKAQVELAQLEYLLPRLRGWGESLSRQAGGSGRGGGAGGGVGTRGPGETKLETDRRRIRHRIAKLRREIKSMRVVRQTKRARRGRNAVPAVAIAGYTNAGKSSILNRLTGAGVLVEDALFATLDPTTRRTDTSDGRIYTLSDTVGFVRHLPHQIVEAFRSTLEEVAEADLVVHVVDGAHPDPEEQVRAVHEVLAEVGADKLPELLVVNKTDVADEETLLRLKREWPDAVFVSAHAGRGIDELRATIEQRLPRPAVELRAVLPYARGDLVARVHRRGEVLGTTHLAEGTLLHVRVDEALAAELTPYLANEE